One Rhipicephalus microplus isolate Deutch F79 unplaced genomic scaffold, USDA_Rmic scaffold_489, whole genome shotgun sequence genomic window carries:
- the LOC142794737 gene encoding neprilysin-1-like, giving the protein MADEKFRQCSSIPHINHAFSLSPYRSAAAQFYHLDTTSLTFYEPILKGIAVSTAAIQPPLYYGAGTEAMRYGGLGFAYADRLVRSMNVRTLLHAAAFAVTPVAELKDRLLEGMLCSDRNEKLKAFPFLPALALAYAAYNKTVNGTDEIRLKGLEEYSAEQVFFMTACLTMCEQDAAGRRHSPNCNAAVRNFAPFAEAFNCPLGSPMNLRDKCTLLTS; this is encoded by the exons ATGGCGGACGAGAAG TTCAGGCAGTGCAGCTcgatcccacatatcaatcacgcCTTTTCTCTCAGCCCATACCGCAGCGCCGCTGCCCAGTTCTACCATCTCGACACGACGTCGCTGACCTTCTACGAACCGATTCTCAAGGGGATCGCGGTGTCGACGGCGGCGATCCAGCCGCCGCTGTACTACGGCGCGGGCACCGAAGCCATGCGCTACGGCGGCCTGGGATTCGCGTACGCCGACCGGCTCGTGCGTAGCATGAACGTCCGGACGCTGCTGCACGCGGCCGCCTTCGCGGTGACGCCCGTGGCCGAGTTGAAGGACAGGCTGCTTGAGGGCATGCTGTGCTCGGACCGCAACGAGAAGCTCAAGGCGTTCCCGTTTCTACCGGCGCTGGCACTGGCTTACGCGGCGTACAACAAG ACGGTGAACGGCACCGACGAAATCCGCCTGAAAGGTCTTGAGGAGTACAGCGCGGAGCAGGTGTTCTTCATGACCGCCTGCCTCACCATGTGTGAGCAAGACGCCGCGGGGCGGCGCCACTCGCCCAACTGCAACGCGGCCGTGCGCAACTTCGCTCCCTTCGCGGAGGCATTCAACTGCCCGCTCGGTTCGCCCATGAACCTCCGGGACAAGTGTACCTTGCTGACCAGCTAG